One genomic segment of Vidua macroura isolate BioBank_ID:100142 unplaced genomic scaffold, ASM2450914v1 whyUn_scaffold_107, whole genome shotgun sequence includes these proteins:
- the NXPH4 gene encoding neurexophilin-4, with protein sequence MLRRRLPLLGPGLLLLQTVCAGGHVAKTLGYLEMGTSGLLKDVPYGTLKPPVLDPGRLIPAEPPRGAGTPAGTGRSPWDWQKNQTAGELLSPRAHRKPTLKSSRTKKIFGWGDFYFNIKTLKFSLLVTGKIVDHINGTFSVYFRHNSSSLGNVSVSIVPPSKAVGFEVLVPGPPALLRPPPPPQQSTLPEGRPAKALNCHVEYEKTNRARKNKPCLYDPSKVCFTEHTQSHAAWLCAKPFKVICIFISFLSIDYKLVQKVCPDYNFQHDNPYFG encoded by the exons ATGCTCCGCCGCCGCCTGCCCCTGCTCGGGcccgggctgctgctgctgcag ACGGTGTGTGCTGGCGGTCACGTCGCCAAGACCTTGGGGTACCTGGAGATGGGCACCTCCGGCCTCCTCAAGGATGTCCCCTACGGCACCCTGAAGCCCCCGGTGCTCGACCCCGGGCGGCTGATTCCGGCAGAGCCCCCCCGGGGCGCGGGGACACCGGCGGGCACCGGACGGAGCCCCTGGGACTGGCAGAAGAACCAGACGGCCGGGGAGCTGCTGAGCCCCCGCGCCCACCGCAAGCCCACCCTCAAGTCGAGCCGCACCAAGAAGATTTTTGGTTGGGGCGACTTCTACTTCAACATCAAGACGCTCAAGTTCAGCCTCCTGGTGACGGGGAAGATCGTCGACCACATCAACGGCACCTTCAGCGTCTACTTCCGACACAACTCCTCCAGCCTGGGCAACGTCTCCGTCAGCATCGTGCCCCCCTCCAAGGCGGTGGGTTTCGAGGTGCTGGTGCCcggccccccagccctgctgcggccaccgccccctccccagcagagcaCCCTGCCCGAGGGGCGCCCGGCCAAGGCGCTCAATTGTCACGTGGAGTACGAGAAGACGAACCGGGCGCGGAAGAACAAACCGTGCCTGTACGACCCGTCCAAGGTGTGCTTCACGGAGCACACGCAGAGCCACGCGGCCTGGCTCTGCGCCAAGCCCTTCAAGGTCATCTGCATCTTCATCTCCTTCCTCAGCATCGACTACAAGCTGGTGCAGAAGGTCTGTCCCGACTACAACTTCCAGCACGACAACCCCTACTTCGGCTGA